The following are encoded together in the Variovorax sp. PBS-H4 genome:
- the rnhA gene encoding ribonuclease HI produces the protein MTEVQIYTDGACKGNPGPGGWGAWLKSGTTEKELFGGELNTTNNRMELKAVIEGLRALKRPCKVILYLDSQYVRMGITEWIRGWKAKGWITSAKQPVKNAELWRELDKLVTEGGHQIEWRWVRGHSGDAGNERADMLANKGVERALGRL, from the coding sequence TTGACCGAAGTGCAGATCTACACCGACGGGGCCTGCAAGGGCAACCCGGGCCCCGGGGGCTGGGGCGCCTGGCTCAAGTCGGGGACGACCGAGAAGGAGCTTTTCGGCGGCGAGCTCAACACCACCAACAATCGCATGGAGCTCAAGGCGGTGATCGAGGGCTTGCGCGCGCTCAAGCGGCCCTGCAAGGTGATCCTCTACCTGGACAGCCAGTACGTGCGCATGGGCATCACCGAGTGGATCCGGGGCTGGAAGGCCAAGGGGTGGATCACCTCGGCCAAGCAGCCAGTCAAGAATGCGGAGCTGTGGAGGGAACTGGACAAGCTGGTGACCGAAGGCGGCCACCAGATCGAATGGCGCTGGGTGCGGGGCCATTCGGGCGACGCAGGCAACGAACGCGCCGACATGCTGGCCAACAAGGGCGTGGAGCGGGCGCTGGGGCGGCTCTGA
- a CDS encoding Crp/Fnr family transcriptional regulator has translation MLAARIELMQQMPIFGAIDAGTIEFLLEPAPVIEIAGGDYFCHEGDLADGMYVLERGRVTVSKSWEDQRLLLRRLGPGDCFGEMALLDLFPRSASIRADEDCSAIRITSDNLLRLFERDAVQFALIQMNIGREISRRLRHTDELLFRARMGEVLEAPEQLVTRPAEL, from the coding sequence ATGCTCGCAGCCAGAATCGAGTTGATGCAGCAGATGCCGATCTTCGGCGCCATCGACGCCGGGACCATCGAGTTCCTGCTCGAGCCCGCGCCGGTGATCGAGATCGCCGGCGGCGACTACTTCTGCCACGAGGGCGACCTGGCCGACGGCATGTACGTGCTCGAACGCGGACGCGTGACGGTGTCGAAGAGCTGGGAGGACCAGCGCCTGCTGCTTCGCCGGCTGGGGCCCGGTGACTGCTTCGGCGAGATGGCGCTGTTGGACCTGTTCCCGCGCAGTGCTTCGATACGCGCCGACGAAGACTGCAGCGCCATCCGGATCACCTCCGACAATTTGCTGCGCCTGTTCGAGCGCGACGCCGTGCAGTTCGCGCTGATCCAGATGAACATCGGCCGCGAGATCAGCCGCCGCCTGCGCCACACCGACGAACTGCTGTTCCGCGCACGCATGGGCGAGGTGCTGGAGGCGCCGGAGCAGCTCGTCACGCGGCCGGCAGAACTCTAG